A DNA window from Paralichthys olivaceus isolate ysfri-2021 chromosome 3, ASM2471397v2, whole genome shotgun sequence contains the following coding sequences:
- the plpp6 gene encoding polyisoprenoid diphosphate/phosphate phosphohydrolase PLPP6 yields MPSPKAKNMARSGGSPVFGSSNGRYDFKSLTKPLNRSSPPPHLLQRQGSDPTTARLRASESPTRRRGSSSSTGSAPDEDGIRLNPSFIRVALSSLLAIDLWLSKQLGVCACEDSSWGSMRPLMKLIEISGHGIPWLVGTAYCLYKSDSAAGQEVMLNLFMALLLDIILVGIVKAVVRRRRPSYNRMDMFATFSVDSYSFPSGHATRAAMCGRFLLAHLVLAAPLRVLVLLWVGLVGLSRVMLGRHNVTDVMFGFWMGYWQYNLVEMLWLSPQTLQGMVGQLA; encoded by the exons ATGCCGTCTCCTAAAGCTAAAAACATGGCTCGCAGCGGAGGAAGCCCGGTGTTCGGCAGCTCCAATGGCCGCTACGACTTCAAGTCACTGACGAAGCCGCTGAACCGCTCCTCGCCGCCGCCACACCTCCTTCAGCGGCAAGGCTCCGACCCGACCACGGCTCGGCTCCGGGCCTCGGAGAGCCCCACACGACGCCggggctccagctcctccacggGCTCGGCGCCGGACGAAGACGGGATACGGCTGAACCCGTCCTTCATCCGCGTAGCGCTCAGCTCCCTGCTCGCCATCGACCTGTGGCTGTCCAAGCAGCTGGGGGTGTGCGCCTGCGAGGACTCGTCGTGGGGCAGCATGCGCCCCCTGATGAAGCTGATCGAGATATCCGGACACGGCATCCCCTGGCTGGTTGGGACTGCTTACTGTCTGTACAAGAGCGACAGTGCTGCAGGACAAGAAGTCATGCTCAACCTCTTCATGG CCTTGCTGTTGGATATCATCCTGGTTGGCATTGTTAAGGCAGTGGTCCGTCGACGTCGGCCATCATATAACCGCATGGACATGTTCGCCACTTTTTCCGTGGACAGCTACTCCTTCCCTTCCGGCCATGCCACCCGTGCTGCCATGTGTGGACGTTTTTTACTTGCTCACCTCGTGCTGGCCGCTCCGCTGAGGGTCCTGGTCCTGCTGTGGGTCGGCCTGGTGGGGCTGAGCCGAGTGATGCTGGGCAGGCACAATGTGACTGATGTGATGTTTGGGTTCTGGATGGGCTACTGGCAGTACAACCTGGTGGAGATGCTGTGGCTCTCACCTCAGACCCTGCAAGGAATGGTGGGACAGTTAGCTTAA
- the LOC109625342 gene encoding flavin-containing monooxygenase 5-like isoform X2: protein MVHKVAVIGAGPSGLTSMKACLDEGMVPTCFESSDDMGGLWKFKEVSEPNRASIYRSLTINISKEMMCYSDFPIPADYPNYMHHAKILKYFRMYADHFKLLQHIQFQTLVKSVRQRPDFSRTGQWEVVTENRDGQEERHVFDAVICCAGHYTYPNMPLKDFPGIETFEGKYFHSWDYKGPEDMYGKRVVVIGIGNSGGDIATEGSRVAEEMYLSTRRGAWVIRQVSDNGMPVDMKYNTRFVHILFQLLPMNVLNWIGEKKLNAMYDHTMYALKPTHRLFSQIPVINDDLPMKILSGAVTVKPNVKEIRGSTVVFEDGTFVEKVDTIVFATGYNYDFPFLPSSAIYKSGHRVGLYKHIFSPTLEHSTLAVVGFIHALGAIMPQAEMQARWVARVFKGQSKLPSNQAMIKAIEKDTKDIEKNFNVSKLTPLQVDFVTYMDDLAGEIGVFPNLLWLFFTDYPLFKRVFWGPVTAYQYRLTGPGKWAGARKAIFTQFDRMYQPLKTRKLVEHEPSTAGRLLKLSLTLMAGGATVYYVHVHYPTAMSTLLSKLHPQTV, encoded by the exons ATGGTGCATAAAGTAGCAGTGATTGGGGCCGGTCCCAGTGGTCTCACCAGCATGAAGGCTTGTCTGGATGAGGGCATGGTGCCAACTTGCTTTGAAAGCAGCGATGATATGGGAGGACTGTGGAAGTTCAAG GAAGTATCAGAGCCAAACAGAGCCAGCATCTATCGTTCCCTCACGATCAACATTTCCAAAGAGATGATGTGCTACAGTGACTTCCCCATCCCTGCTGATTACCCTAACTACATGCATCACGCTAAAATCCTGAAATACTTCAGGATGTATGCAGATCACTTTAAACTGCTGCAGCACATTCAATTCCAG ACCTTGGTTAAGAGTGTCAGACAGAGGCCGGATTTTTCCCGCACTGGTCAGTGGGAAGTGGTAACTGAGAATAGAGATGGACAGGAGGAGCGTCATGTCTTTGATGCAGTGATCTGCTGCGCAGGACACTACACCTATCCCAACATGCCACTTAAAGATTTTCCAG GAATTGAGACGTTTGAGGGGAAGTACTTCCACAGCTGGGATTACAAGGGCCCAGAGGACATGTACGGGAAGAGGGTGGTGGTCATCGGCATTGGTAACTCTGGAGGTGACATCGCAACAGAGGGCAGCAGAGTAGCTGAGGAG ATGTATCTGAGCACTCGTCGCGGTGCCTGGGTCATCCGTCAGGTTTCTGACAATGGCATGCCTGTGGACATGAAGTACAACACACGTTTCGTCCACATCTTGTTCCAGCTGTTGCCGATGAATGTCCTCAACTGGATCGGCGAGAAGAAACTCAATGCCATGTATGACCACACCATGTACGCTCTCAAACCCACACACAG GCTCTTCAGCCAGATCCCAGTGATCAATGACGATCTGCCCATGAAGATTCTGTCCGGAGCGGTCACTGTCAAACCGAATGTGAAAGAGATCCGTGGCTCCACCGTGGTGTTTGAGGATGGCACTTTTGTTGAAAAA GTGGATACAATTGTGTTCGCAACAGGATACAACTACGATTTCCCCTTCTTGCCAAGCAGTGCAATATACAAGTCAGGGCACCGTGTGGGTCTGTACAAGCACATTTTTTCTCCCACATTAGAGCATTCAACTCTGGCTGTTGTGGGTTTCATCCATGCCCTTGGAGCCATCATGCCACAGGCTGAAATGCAAGCCCGCTGGGTCGCACGCGTCTTCAAAG GACAAAGTAAGTTGCCCTCAAACCAGGCCATGATCAAGGCTATTGAGAAGGACACCAAGGACATTGAGAAAAA CTTTAACGTATCAAAGTTGACACCCCTGCAGGTGGACTTTGTTACCTACATGGATGACTTAGCTGGAGAGATTGGTGTATTCCCAAATCTCCTCTGGCTCTTCTTCACTGACTACCCTCTGTTTAAGAGGGTCTTCTGGGGACCAGTCACAGCCTACCAATACCGCTTGACAGGGCCGGGGAAATGGGCCGGAGCCCGCAAAGCAATCTTCACCCAGTTCGACCGCATGTACCAGCCCCTGAAAACAAGAAAG CTGGTGGAGCATGAGCCATCCACCGCTGGCCGCCTGTTAAAGCTGAGCCTGACACTCATGGCCGGAGGAGCCACTGTCTACTACGTCCATGTGCACTACCCGACTGCTATGTCCACCCTGCTGTCCAAACTTCATCCACAGACAGTCTAA
- the LOC109625342 gene encoding flavin-containing monooxygenase 5-like isoform X1 translates to MVHKVAVIGAGPSGLTSMKACLDEGMVPTCFESSDDMGGLWKFKAISEPNRASIYRSLTINISKEMMCYSDFPIPADYPNYMHHAKILKYFRMYADHFKLLQHIQFQTLVKSVRQRPDFSRTGQWEVVTENRDGQEERHVFDAVICCAGHYTYPNMPLKDFPGIETFEGKYFHSWDYKGPEDMYGKRVVVIGIGNSGGDIATEGSRVAEEMYLSTRRGAWVIRQVSDNGMPVDMKYNTRFVHILFQLLPMNVLNWIGEKKLNAMYDHTMYALKPTHRLFSQIPVINDDLPMKILSGAVTVKPNVKEIRGSTVVFEDGTFVEKVDTIVFATGYNYDFPFLPSSAIYKSGHRVGLYKHIFSPTLEHSTLAVVGFIHALGAIMPQAEMQARWVARVFKGQSKLPSNQAMIKAIEKDTKDIEKNFNVSKLTPLQVDFVTYMDDLAGEIGVFPNLLWLFFTDYPLFKRVFWGPVTAYQYRLTGPGKWAGARKAIFTQFDRMYQPLKTRKLVEHEPSTAGRLLKLSLTLMAGGATVYYVHVHYPTAMSTLLSKLHPQTV, encoded by the exons ATGGTGCATAAAGTAGCAGTGATTGGGGCCGGTCCCAGTGGTCTCACCAGCATGAAGGCTTGTCTGGATGAGGGCATGGTGCCAACTTGCTTTGAAAGCAGCGATGATATGGGAGGACTGTGGAAGTTCAAGGCAA TATCAGAGCCAAACAGAGCCAGCATCTATCGTTCCCTCACGATCAACATTTCCAAAGAGATGATGTGCTACAGTGACTTCCCCATCCCTGCTGATTACCCTAACTACATGCATCACGCTAAAATCCTGAAATACTTCAGGATGTATGCAGATCACTTTAAACTGCTGCAGCACATTCAATTCCAG ACCTTGGTTAAGAGTGTCAGACAGAGGCCGGATTTTTCCCGCACTGGTCAGTGGGAAGTGGTAACTGAGAATAGAGATGGACAGGAGGAGCGTCATGTCTTTGATGCAGTGATCTGCTGCGCAGGACACTACACCTATCCCAACATGCCACTTAAAGATTTTCCAG GAATTGAGACGTTTGAGGGGAAGTACTTCCACAGCTGGGATTACAAGGGCCCAGAGGACATGTACGGGAAGAGGGTGGTGGTCATCGGCATTGGTAACTCTGGAGGTGACATCGCAACAGAGGGCAGCAGAGTAGCTGAGGAG ATGTATCTGAGCACTCGTCGCGGTGCCTGGGTCATCCGTCAGGTTTCTGACAATGGCATGCCTGTGGACATGAAGTACAACACACGTTTCGTCCACATCTTGTTCCAGCTGTTGCCGATGAATGTCCTCAACTGGATCGGCGAGAAGAAACTCAATGCCATGTATGACCACACCATGTACGCTCTCAAACCCACACACAG GCTCTTCAGCCAGATCCCAGTGATCAATGACGATCTGCCCATGAAGATTCTGTCCGGAGCGGTCACTGTCAAACCGAATGTGAAAGAGATCCGTGGCTCCACCGTGGTGTTTGAGGATGGCACTTTTGTTGAAAAA GTGGATACAATTGTGTTCGCAACAGGATACAACTACGATTTCCCCTTCTTGCCAAGCAGTGCAATATACAAGTCAGGGCACCGTGTGGGTCTGTACAAGCACATTTTTTCTCCCACATTAGAGCATTCAACTCTGGCTGTTGTGGGTTTCATCCATGCCCTTGGAGCCATCATGCCACAGGCTGAAATGCAAGCCCGCTGGGTCGCACGCGTCTTCAAAG GACAAAGTAAGTTGCCCTCAAACCAGGCCATGATCAAGGCTATTGAGAAGGACACCAAGGACATTGAGAAAAA CTTTAACGTATCAAAGTTGACACCCCTGCAGGTGGACTTTGTTACCTACATGGATGACTTAGCTGGAGAGATTGGTGTATTCCCAAATCTCCTCTGGCTCTTCTTCACTGACTACCCTCTGTTTAAGAGGGTCTTCTGGGGACCAGTCACAGCCTACCAATACCGCTTGACAGGGCCGGGGAAATGGGCCGGAGCCCGCAAAGCAATCTTCACCCAGTTCGACCGCATGTACCAGCCCCTGAAAACAAGAAAG CTGGTGGAGCATGAGCCATCCACCGCTGGCCGCCTGTTAAAGCTGAGCCTGACACTCATGGCCGGAGGAGCCACTGTCTACTACGTCCATGTGCACTACCCGACTGCTATGTCCACCCTGCTGTCCAAACTTCATCCACAGACAGTCTAA
- the LOC109625237 gene encoding flavin-containing monooxygenase 5-like isoform X2 — MVRRVAVVGAGSSGLACIKVCVDEGLEPVCFESSDDIGGMWRFKESPEPERASLYRSLVVNTSKEMMCFSDFPMPDDYPNYMLHSQLLQYLRLYAEHFYLLRYINFQTTVKSVTQKPEFSLSGQWDVVTINRDGEEEWHVFDAVLVCSGPYGHPSLPLSSFPGYETFTGRCFHSWEYKDAEALRGKRVVVVGMGNSGGDIAVEISRSSEKTFLSTREGAWVIGRMSTNGLPLDMINISRRINILQLLVPQTLTNWIIERKLNRKYDHRLYGLKPRHRILDRRILINDDLPGRILQGALVLKPNLKAFVETGVVFDDGTVEENIDTVVFCTGYNESFPFLPPALSDGTNGELTLYKVKHHD; from the exons ATGGTTCGTCGGGTGGCGGTGGTCGGAGCAGGCAGTTCAGGTCTGGCCTGCATCAAGGTCTGTGTTGATGAGGGCCTGGAACCTGTCTGCTTTGAAAGCAGTGATGACATTGGTGGCATGTGGAGATTTAAG GAGTCCCCTGAGCCAGAGCGAGCCAGCCTGTATCGCTCATTGGTGGTCAACACCTCAAAAGAGATGATGTGTTTCAGTGACTTTCCCATGCCAGATGACTATCCAAACTACATGCTCCACTCTCAGCTCCTGCAGTACCTCAGGCTCTATGCTGAGCACTTTTACTTGCTCAGATACATCAACTTTCAG ACAACGGTGAAGAGTGTTACACAAAAGCCAGAGTTTTCTCTGTCCGGTCAGTGGGATGTAGTGACCATAAAcagggatggagaggaagaaTGGCACGTCTTTGATGCTGTTCTGGTGTGTTCAGGTCCTTACGGCCATCCATCGTTACCGCTTTCAAGTTTTCCAG GATATGAGACTTTTACTGGCAGGTGTTTTCACAGCTGGGAATATAAAGATGCAGAGGCATTGAGAGGAAagagggtggtggtggtcgGCATGGGAAATTCTGGAGGGGACATTGCTGTGGAGATCAGTAGATCCTCTGAGAAG ACATTTCTCAGCACACGAGAAGGGGCCTGGGTGATTGGCAGGATGTCTACCAATGGTCTGCCTCTGGACATGATAAATATATCCAGACGCATCAATATCCTACAACTGCTGGTCCCCCAGACCCTGACCAACTGGATAATTGAGCGAAAACTGAACCGCAAATATGACCACAGATTGTATGGTCTGAAGCCCAGACACAG AATTTTGGACCGAAGGATATTGATCAATGATGATCTTCCTGGCCGAATCCTCCAAGGGGCACTGGTCCTGAAGCCAAACCTGAAAGCGTTTGTGGAAACGGGAGTTGTGTTTGACGATGGCACAGTGGAGGAGAACATCGATACTGTGGTCTTCTGTACTGGATATAATGAAAGCTTTCCATTCCTGCCTCCAGCTTTGTCTGATGGGACAAATGGAGAGTTGACATTGTACAA ggtgaaacatcatgattga
- the LOC109625237 gene encoding flavin-containing monooxygenase 5-like isoform X1 yields MVRRVAVVGAGSSGLACIKVCVDEGLEPVCFESSDDIGGMWRFKESPEPERASLYRSLVVNTSKEMMCFSDFPMPDDYPNYMLHSQLLQYLRLYAEHFYLLRYINFQTTVKSVTQKPEFSLSGQWDVVTINRDGEEEWHVFDAVLVCSGPYGHPSLPLSSFPGYETFTGRCFHSWEYKDAEALRGKRVVVVGMGNSGGDIAVEISRSSEKTFLSTREGAWVIGRMSTNGLPLDMINISRRINILQLLVPQTLTNWIIERKLNRKYDHRLYGLKPRHRILDRRILINDDLPGRILQGALVLKPNLKAFVETGVVFDDGTVEENIDTVVFCTGYNESFPFLPPALSDGTNGELTLYKRLFPPSLQHPTLAIIGFFRTNGPIMPTVEMQARWAVNVFSGLRHLPSQEKMLEVIESDRQRSMKSYPCPRQAALNVNYVQYLDFMAMEVGAQPNFLALLLRDPVLWAKVVFGPFTPYQFRLAGPGQWAGARHAILTQWKRVAQPFKTRVIPEPEPGSSVFSLPRLLTLGGSVIMAVLLSKNLPVLQGATEILERR; encoded by the exons ATGGTTCGTCGGGTGGCGGTGGTCGGAGCAGGCAGTTCAGGTCTGGCCTGCATCAAGGTCTGTGTTGATGAGGGCCTGGAACCTGTCTGCTTTGAAAGCAGTGATGACATTGGTGGCATGTGGAGATTTAAG GAGTCCCCTGAGCCAGAGCGAGCCAGCCTGTATCGCTCATTGGTGGTCAACACCTCAAAAGAGATGATGTGTTTCAGTGACTTTCCCATGCCAGATGACTATCCAAACTACATGCTCCACTCTCAGCTCCTGCAGTACCTCAGGCTCTATGCTGAGCACTTTTACTTGCTCAGATACATCAACTTTCAG ACAACGGTGAAGAGTGTTACACAAAAGCCAGAGTTTTCTCTGTCCGGTCAGTGGGATGTAGTGACCATAAAcagggatggagaggaagaaTGGCACGTCTTTGATGCTGTTCTGGTGTGTTCAGGTCCTTACGGCCATCCATCGTTACCGCTTTCAAGTTTTCCAG GATATGAGACTTTTACTGGCAGGTGTTTTCACAGCTGGGAATATAAAGATGCAGAGGCATTGAGAGGAAagagggtggtggtggtcgGCATGGGAAATTCTGGAGGGGACATTGCTGTGGAGATCAGTAGATCCTCTGAGAAG ACATTTCTCAGCACACGAGAAGGGGCCTGGGTGATTGGCAGGATGTCTACCAATGGTCTGCCTCTGGACATGATAAATATATCCAGACGCATCAATATCCTACAACTGCTGGTCCCCCAGACCCTGACCAACTGGATAATTGAGCGAAAACTGAACCGCAAATATGACCACAGATTGTATGGTCTGAAGCCCAGACACAG AATTTTGGACCGAAGGATATTGATCAATGATGATCTTCCTGGCCGAATCCTCCAAGGGGCACTGGTCCTGAAGCCAAACCTGAAAGCGTTTGTGGAAACGGGAGTTGTGTTTGACGATGGCACAGTGGAGGAGAACATCGATACTGTGGTCTTCTGTACTGGATATAATGAAAGCTTTCCATTCCTGCCTCCAGCTTTGTCTGATGGGACAAATGGAGAGTTGACATTGTACAA gAGACtgttccctccttctctccaacACCCCACACTGGCCATCATAGGATTTTTTCGAACAAATGGACCAATCATGCCCACAGTAGAAATGCAGGCACGGTGGGCTGTTAACGTCTTTTCAG GTTTGAGGCATCTTCCTTCTCAGGAGAAAATGCTGGAAGTCATTGAGTCTGATAGACAGAGATCCATGAAAAG CTACCCCTGCCCACGACAAGCTGCTCTTAATGTGAATTACGTCCAATACCTGGATTTCATGGCAATGGAG GTAGGAGCTCAACCAAACTTTCTTGCACTACTCCTGAGAGACCCTGTGCTCTGGGCAAAGGTCGTCTTTGGTCCATTCACTCCCTATCAGTTTCGTCTCGCTGGACCTGGACAATGGGCCGGAGCCCGACACGCTATCCTCACTCAGTGGAAGCGGGTTGCTCAGCCTTTCAAAACCCGAGTGATACCAGAACCAGAGCCTGGGTCGTCTGTCTTTTCCCTCCCTCGGCTGCTCACTTTGGGAGGAAGTGTGATAATGGCTGTACTTTTGTCTAAAAATCTTCCAGTGCTGCAGGGTGCAACTGAGATTCTGGAGAGGAGATAG